From a region of the Basfia succiniciproducens genome:
- a CDS encoding YchE family NAAT transporter, whose product MEFIQNSPIYAKFFLGLVAVINPFGVLPVFVNMTNHQTKAERNHTNLITSFSVGVILLVSLFFGKIILSLFSISINSFRIAGGILIISIAMTMISGKLGEDKQNKDEKNADFANMNSIAVVPLAMPILAGPGAISSTIVWASQYSSWFDWIGFSFAIILFSLLCYGLFRSGPTIVNALGKTGSNVVTRIMGLILMSLGIESIVVGITKLFPGLIH is encoded by the coding sequence AAATTCTTTTTAGGTTTGGTGGCGGTGATTAATCCGTTTGGTGTTTTGCCTGTTTTTGTCAATATGACAAATCATCAAACCAAGGCTGAACGTAATCATACTAATTTAATCACTTCATTTTCTGTAGGGGTGATTTTGCTGGTAAGTTTATTTTTTGGCAAAATTATTCTGAGCCTGTTCAGTATTTCAATTAACTCATTCCGCATTGCCGGCGGGATTTTGATCATTAGCATTGCGATGACCATGATTAGCGGTAAACTCGGCGAAGATAAACAGAATAAAGATGAAAAAAACGCCGACTTCGCTAATATGAACAGTATCGCCGTCGTGCCTTTGGCAATGCCTATTTTAGCCGGCCCCGGTGCGATTAGTTCCACTATCGTATGGGCTTCTCAATATTCAAGCTGGTTCGACTGGATTGGTTTTAGCTTTGCGATTATCCTGTTTTCCCTGTTATGTTACGGATTATTCCGTTCGGGCCCGACAATCGTCAATGCGCTGGGTAAAACGGGCAGTAATGTAGTGACCCGTATTATGGGGTTGATTTTGATGTCGTTAGGTATTGAAAGTATTGTGGTCGGCATTACCAAGCTGTTCCCGGGATTAATTCATTAG